A region of Anolis sagrei isolate rAnoSag1 chromosome 2, rAnoSag1.mat, whole genome shotgun sequence DNA encodes the following proteins:
- the CDK3 gene encoding cyclin-dependent kinase 3 gives METNGKAIQQEEGRRQRMDTFQDTFQKVEKIGEGTYGVVYKARNRQTGQLVALKKIRLDSETEGVPSTAIREISLLKELKHPNIVRLLDVIHSQKKLYLVFEYLNQDLKKYMDSSRTGELPMSLIQSYLYQLLQGVSFCHSHRVIHRDLKPQNLLINETGAIKLADFGLARAFGVPLRTYTHEVVTLWYRAPEILLGCKYYSTAVDIWSIGCIFAEMVTRKALFPGDSEIDQLFRIFRTLGTPTELLWPGVTQLPDYKGSFPRWPRKDMKVVIPNLDREGRDLLAQLLLYDPNRRISAKAALNHQYFRQAPWDAKELHVVQRYGP, from the exons ATGGAGACAAATGGGAAAGCCATTCAGCAG gaggaaggaaggagacaaagaatGGACACTTTCCAAGATACTTTCCAGAAAGTGGAGAAGATTGGGGAAGGTACATATGGAGTAGTATATAAAGCCAGAAACAGGCAGACAGGCCAGTTAGTTGCTTTGAAAAAAATCCGTTTAGATTC GGAGACTGAAGGGGTTCCTAGTACAGCAATCAGAGAAATCTCTTTGCTGAAAGAGCTGAAACATCCAAACATAGTGAG GCTTCTTGATGTCATACATAGTCAGAAGAAACTCTATCTGGTGTTTGAGTACCTTAATCAGGACCTTAAAAAATACATGGATTCATCCCGCACAGGGGAATTGCCTATGAGTTTAATTCAG AGCTATCTTTACCAGTTACTACAAGGCGTGAGCTTCTGTCATTCCCACAGAGTCATCCACAGAGACTTGAAGCCCCAGAACTTACTCATAAATGAAACAGGAGCCATAAAATTAGCAGATTTTGGCCTTGCTAGGGCCTTTGGTGTTCCACTGCGCACTTATACTCATGAG GTTGTAACTTTATGGTATCGAGCCCCTGAAATTTTACTGGGTTGTAAGTACTACTCCACGGCAGTGGATATCTGGAGCATTGGCTGCATATTTGCTGAAATG gtGACCAGAAAGGCCTTGTTTCCTGGAGACTCAGAAATTGACCAGCTCTTCCGAATCTTCCGCACTCTTGGGACACCGACTGAATTGCTATGGCCAGGAGTGACTCAGCTTCCTGACTACAAGGGGAGTTTCCCAAGGTGGCCAAGAAAAGACATGAAGGTGGTAATTCCAAACTTGGACCGGGAAGGACGAGACTTACTGGCT CAACTACTACTGTATGACCCCAACAGGCGTATCTCAGCCAAAGCTGCTCTGAACCACCAGTATTTCCGGCAGGCGCCATGGGATGCCAAAGAGCTGCATGTGGTGCAGCGATATGGCCCATGA
- the EVPL gene encoding envoplakin, with amino-acid sequence MFKGVGKGSPSRSSPNRGSPTKQVKSSGSNDLAVLISRMQRSADQVEKNILETQSKLKQDAGNSQQNKSFEFQQENARSLKEAETLLKDLFLDVDKAKRLKHPQALEIEKDIKQLHERVTRQCTEYRDLYERFTLPETASKVDWPKILEQKQKQVNAGKYGPTLPELEKQIAEHNILQKEIEAYGLQIKNLRGQEAAGLKDQYKELLKASIWRGQSLGSLYTHLQGCTKELGYLTEQQNKILKQDWSDQMIDPQMLRREYEDFKNNELLNQEEYVNTLQDDGERMIELKHPAVSPIQAHQEALKSEWQNFLNLCICQEHHLKNIENYRKFYDDADAVSQSLNKLNSDLDTKYSQFSKDSPGLMSDLILQLEHDEKTVKHAEKSITELKRRSKEISPLKLRRVPPSQSVTLDTICDWDLGEVQLERGEKYTLNDNSSQENWVVQNKHRETKIAPAVCFSIPPPDLEAIDRVNRLEGELNTVKQKRATVQNTLRSNQKAPVKASNQAPIRTSIVFQDDPQADQLLHKLEKIDGDLGQVKKETYGRLRTPLNHSDPIEDLTLRIRDHEATTRRLKGIGTEKEAAQKECETYLSKKTAGTTASQLPVMLNNIKNKYSDVKVLSRLYEEKAKAGVNLETQIENTDKIISNFEAKLSHDGTIPASPNALQDRANELQKLKRELVKQEDCLLKLNRSLKDAEHCCSAVQNNFQEYCPDLPRQKKEVQLLNDRYHAVADQLDHREKTLRNTSLTYQQFQNANENLMFWLNNLPKYQVKTTDGPSQINYKLQAQKRLANEIQSKESDKNSVVNLSQNVQSVLNDYELQAGKYRSSLDPSLTASSAKRLRVTPLQESIQAEENNVTKLFTESAAENKEQLSRLEFAKKVLDKKEVNEAVQVTYEQKQQSQNMGRSQREADTVKSQLEEERRKKVRVQEEMEVLRRKLLVLKTQRPIERVEEKEVIEYYRNPALESDLSKISRQIEDEKNKRKDLLKNVQIMSSKVLEMENDRKTFKSQLLTKEITKIEKDPSLDAQAARLHEEIKHLRENSDSISELEQLRKELHLLEQKKPNIREKVVVKEVVKLEKAPEVVKAIRTLQMQIDEDSFKRKSLVDTIGKMKSRIEELEKLIERAEPKVIVKEVKQVEQDPELLKESSKLQTLIDEERNKNTSQASELTELQNTYSTLEKQKPKVEIKERVNEIFHIDPETEEEIARLKKELQEVTRRRTRVEQEVGSALNELKVLRSQAPTVEFQEVIQEVVKMEKSPEILREIGRLKQQLNDLVNINGRSQEQLIRLQGERDEWKRERSKVETKLVTREVVRYENDPLLEREAERLCQEVRNASQKRRATEDAIYDLRNKYMLLERRKPEEKVVVQEVVLTQRDPKLRDEHSRLSKSLDDEVSNRRRLEREVQQLRAAVEEKERLLTFQDDRNKRLTLEKEMRQITLRIKEIEESPAPVQEKIITEEVVKVEKDPVLEQSSTHLRIDLDNEKAQVLSLQRECKNLQNQIDVLQKTKSQEKTIYKEVIRVEKDKVLENERARLWDLLSRERIARQNAEEDIRRLKEKTERAEGMKKTWCKEEAELQQTRNVAIQEIANLEEELGELERQQQQKILFLREQSKLLSQRTENDRLKKMQLVSELSHLESDILKEKDQIYEKERAIRELQSRVNKEELNHETQMRETNLSTKISILDPETGKDVSPYEAYKRGMIDREQYIQLQELECDWEEITTLGPKGDVSVLLDKKSGKQYSIDDALRFRRITKEEYQLYKEGRIPISEFALLVAGETKQNASLSIGSIISKSPATSPAFQKKQSFFPPTQMAFCDDTFPIAGVYDTTSDNKYNIKSALNKRLVDPMTAQKLLEAQAATGGIVDLVSRDRYSVHKAIDRGLIDNTYTQRLLNAQKAFTGIEDPVTKRRLPVGEAVQKGWITKDNAFPYLQVQHLTGGLIDPKKTGRIPVSEAVQVGMLSGDLAMMLQDESNYEKDLVDPISKEKINYKEAMARCQKDPLSGLLLLPATSDGYQSYQAANRSPTLPRFGH; translated from the exons GTCCTCGGGGAGCAATGACTTGGCCGTGCTCATTTCCCGAATGCAAAGAAGTGCTGACCAGGTGGAAAAGAACATTCTTGAAACACAGAGCAAACTGAAGCAG GATGCTGGTAACTCCCAGCAAAACAAGTCTTTTGAGTTCCAGCAGGAGAATGCCAGAAGTCTGAAAGAAGCAGAGACCCTACTGAAAGATCTTTTCCTAGATGTGGACAAAGCCAAGCGTCTGAAGCACCCACAAGCCTTGGAAATTGAAAAAGA CATCAAGCAACTCCATGAGCGAGTGACACGCCAGTGTACTGAATATCGGGATCTGTACGAGAGGTTTACGCTTCCTGAAACAGCGTCCAAAGTCGACTGGCCAAAAATTCTTGAGCAAAAGCAG AAACAAGTCAATGCCGGGAAATATGGACCTACCTTGCCAGAGCTGGAGAAACAGATAGCTGAGCATAACATTCTTCAGAAGGAGATAGAAGCATATGGCCTCCAGATTAAGAACCTCCGTGGTCag GAAGCAGCTGGTTTAAAGGATCAATACAAGGAATTGCTG AAAGCTTCTATCTGGCGAGGCCAGAGCTTAGGCAGCCTCTACACACACCTTCAAGGCTGCACTAAAGAGCTGGGTTACCTGACTGAGCAACAAAATAAGATCTTGAAGCAGGACTGGAGTGACCAGATGATCGATCCTCAGATGCTGCGGCGGGAGTATGAG GATTTCAAGAATAATGAGCTCCTTAACCAGGAAGAATATGTGAATACTCTTCAGGACGATGGGGAAAGGATGATTGAACTGAAGCACCCAGCTGTGAGCCCAATCCAG GCTCATCAAGAAGCCTTGAAGAGTGAATGGCAGAATTTTCTCAATTTGTGCATCTGCCAGGAGCATCATTTGAAAAATATAGAGAACTATAGAAAG TTCTATGACGACGCTGACGCTGTGAGTCAGTCGCTGAACAAGCTGAACAGTGACTTGGATACAAAATATAGCCAGTTCAGCAAAGACAGTCCAGGTTTGATGTCTGACTTAATCCTTCAGCTGGAG CATGATGAGAAGACCGTGAAACATGCAGAGAAGAGCATTACTGAACTGAAAAGGAGGAGTAAGGAAATCAGTCCCTTGAAACTGCGTAGGGTCCCTCCCTCCCAGTCAGTTACATTGGATACCATTTGTGACTGGGATTTAGGTGAG GTGCAGCTTGAGAGGGGTGAGAAATATACTTTGAATGATAACAGCAGCCAGGAGAACTGGGTGGTACAGAATAAACACAGAGAGACTAAGATAGCGCCTGCTGTTTGCTTCTCCATCCCACCTCCAGACCTCGAAGCCATAGACAGAGTGAATAG GTTGGAAGGTGAGCTGAATACAGTAAAGCAGAAGAGAGCTACAGTCCAGAACACACTAAGGAGCAACCAGAAAGCACCTGTTAAAGCAAGCAATCAGG CTCCAATCCGGACCTCCATTGTGTTCCAGGATGACCCCCAAGCTGACCAGTTGCTCCATAAGCTGGAGAAAATTGATGGTGACCTGGGCCAGGTCAAGAAGGAGACTTATGGCCGTCTGAGGACACCACTGAACCACAGTGACCCTATAGAGGACCTTACTCTACGGATCAGAGACCATGAAGCAA CAACAAGAAGACTTAAAGGTATAGGAACAGAGAAAGAGGCTGCTCAGAAAGAATGTGAGACCTATCTTTCAAAGAAGACTGCTGGCACCACTGCTTCTCAGCTTCCTGTGATGCTCAACAACATCAAGAACAAATACAGTGATGTCAAGGTGCTATCAAGGCTCTATGAGGAAAA AGCCAAAGCAGGTGTGAATTTGGAGACTCAGATAGAAAATACAGACAAGATCATCAGCAACTTTGAGGCCAAATTATCTCATGATGGGACCATACCAGCCTCACCCAATGCATTGCAGGATCGCGCCAATGAACTTCAG AAACTGAAGCGAGAGTTAGTGAAGCAGGAGGACTGTTTGCTGAAGTTAAACCGGAGTCTCAAGGATGCAGAGCATTGCTGCAGCGCTGTGCAGAACAATTTCCAGGAGTACTGCCCAGATCTGCCAAGGCAGAAGAAGGAAGTCCAGCTCCTTAATGACCGATATCATGCTGTTGCTGACCAGCTGGATCATAG AGAGAAGACACTCAGGAACACCAGCCTCACCTACcaacagttccaaaatgccaatgaGAATTTGATGTTCTGGCTCAACAATTTGCCCAAGTACCAGGTCAAGACCACTGATGGTCCCAGCCAGATCAATTACAAACTCCAGGCACAGAAG AGGCTGGCAAATGAAATCCAGAGTAAAGAATCTGACAAGAATTCAGTGGTCAACTTGTCTCAGAATGTGCAGTCTGTTCTTAAT GATTATGAACTCCAGGCAGGAAAATATCGGTCCTCTCTAGATCCCAGTTTGACTGCCTCCTCTGCAAAACGCCTCCGGGTGACCCCTCTTCAAGAGAGCATCCAAGCTGAG GAAAACAATGTGACCAAGCTCTTTACAGAATCCGCTGCTGAAAACAAAGAGCAGCTCAGCCGGCTGGAATTTGCAAAGAAAGTCCTGGATAAG aaaGAAGTAAATGAAGCAGTGCAAGTGACATATGAGCAGAAACAACAGTCCCAAAACATGGGTAGGTCACAGAGAGAAGCAGACACCGTGAAATCTCAACTGGAAGAGGAACGGAGGAAGAAGGTCAGGGTTCAGGAGGAAATGGAAGTTCTGAGGCGTAAACTTCTGGTGCTAAAGACTCAACGGCCAATTGAAAGAGTAGAAGAGAAAGAAGTGATTGAGTATTACAGAAATCCAGCTCTGGAAAGTGATCTCTCTAAAATATCTCGTCAAATTGAGGatgaaaagaataaaagaaaggaccTACTGAAAAATGTTCAGATAATGAGCAGCAAGGTCCTTGAAATGGAGAACGACAGGAAGACTTTCAAAAGCCAGCTTCTTACCAAAGAAATTACTAAAATAGAGAAAGATCCAAGCCTAGATGCTCAAGCAGCCAGACTCCATGAAGAAATCAAGCACCTCCGTGAGAATTCAGATTCCATCTCTGAACTTGAACAGCTAAGGAAAGAGCTTCACTTGTTGGAACAGAAGAAGCCAAATATCAGAGAGAAAGTGGTGGTAAAAGAGGTGGTCAAGCTGGAGAAGGCCCCAGAGGTGGTCAAAGCCATCAGAACACTGCAAATGCAAATTGATGAAGACAGTTTCAAGAGAAAGTCACTTGTGGATACAATAGGAAAAATGAAAAGCAGAATTGAAGAGCTTGAGAAGCTGATTGAAAGAGCAGAACCAAAAGTTATTGTGAAAGAGGTCAAACAAGTGGAGCAAGACCCAGAGCTGCTGAAAGAATCTTCCAAACTCCAAACTCTAATTGACGAGGAGAGGAACAAGAATACATCGCAAGCAAGTGAGCTGACAGAACTGCAAAACACATACAGCACTCTAGAGAAGCAAAAGCCGAAGGTGGAAATTAAGGAAAGGGTTAATGAAATCTTTCATATTGACCCTGAAACTGAAGAGGAGATTGCACGTTTGAAGAAAGAACTCCAAGAAGTTACAAGAAGAAGGACAAGGGTTGAGCAGGAAGTTGGGAGTGCCTTAAATGAGCTGAAAGTTCTGAGGTCACAGGCACCTACAGTGGAGTTTCAAGAGGTCATCCAAGAGGTGGTGAAGATGGAGAAAAGCCCAGAGATTCTAAGAGAAATAGGTCGGCTGAAGCAACAGCTGAATGACCTTGTGAATATAAACGGCAGGTCCCAAGAACAGCTGATTAGGCTGCAGGGAGAAAGAGATGAGTGGAAGAGAGAAAGATCCAAAGTTGAAACCAAGCTAGTGACCAGGGAGGTTGTGCGATATGAGAATGACCCTCTACTAGAAAGAGAAGCTGAACGACTCTGCCAAGAAGTACGCAATGCATCGCAAAAAAGGAGAGCAACAGAAGATGCCATCTATGACCTCCGGAATAAGTATATGCTCCTGGAAAGGAGAAAGCCTGAGGAAAAAGTGGTAGTCCAGGAAGTTGTCCTTACGCAGAGGGACCCAAAGCTCAGGGATGAGCATAGCAGGCTCAGCAAGAGCTTAGATGATGAAGTCAGCAACCGCCGACGCTTGGAACGTGAAGTTCAACAGCTTCGGGCAGCAgttgaagagaaagagagattgctTACCTTCCAAGATGACAGAAATAAAAGACTTACTTTGGAAAAAGAAATGCGTCAAATCACCTTGAGGATAAAGGAAATTGAGGAAAGCCCCGCCCCAGTTCAAGAAAAAATAATCACAGAAGAAGTGGTCAAGGTTGAGAAAGATCCTGTTCTTGAGCAGTCCAGTACACACCTCCGAATTGACCTGGATAATGAGAAGGCTCAAGTGTTGAGCCTACAGAGGGAATGCAAGAATCTTCAAAACCAAATAGATGTTTTACAGAAAACAAAGTCCCAGGAAAAAACTATCTACAAGGAAGTAATCAGAGTAGAAAAGGACAAAGTACTGGAAAATGAGCGAGCACGTCTCTGGGATCTGCTCAGCAGGGAGCGAATTGCCCGGCAAAATGCAGAAGAAGATATTAGGCGTCTCAAAGAAAAAACAGAGAGAGCAGAAGGCATGAAGAAGACCTGGTGCAAAGAAGAAGCCGAGCTTCAGCAAACTCGGAATGTGGCAATACAAGAAATTGCTAATCTTGAGGAAGAGTTGGGAGAACTGGAAAGACAGCAACAACAGAAAATCCTTTTCCTCAGAGAGCAATCCAAGCTCCTGAGCCAAAGGACAGAGAATGACCGACTAAAGAAGATGCAACTTGTCAGCGAGCTTTCTCACCTTGAATCGGACATACTTAAGGAGAAGGATCAGATTTATGAAAAAGAGAGGGCTATCCGAGAGCTCCAAAGCAGAGTAAATAAGGAAGAACTGAACCATGAGACTCAGATGAGAGAAACAAATCTCTCCACCAAGATCTCTATTCTGGACCCAGAGACAGGCAAGGATGTGTCGCCCTATGAGGCCTACAAGAGAGGCATGATCGACAGGGAACAGTATATCCAGCTGCAAGAATTAGAATGTGATTGGGAAGAAATCACAACTCTGGGACCCAAGGGAGATGTTTCTGTCCTCCTTGACAAGAAGAGTGGAAAACAGTACTCTATTGATGATGCCCTGAGGTTTAGAAGAATTACAAAAGAGGAATATCAGCTCTATAAGGAAGGCAGGATTCCTATTTCTGAATTTGCTCTGCTGGTAGCAGGTGAAACGAAGCAGAACGCCTCCCTCTCTATTGGCTCAATCATCTCCAAATCTCCAGCTACATCACCTGCCTTCCAAAAAAAGCAGAGCTTCTTCCCTCCAACACAGATGGCCTTCTGTGATGATACTTTCCCCATTGCTGGAGTGTATGACACCACCTCTGACAATAAATACAACATCAAATCTGCACTTAACAAGAGGCTGGTGGATCCAATGACAGCTCAAAAACTTCTGGAGGCCCAAGCTGCTACTGGAGGGATCGTTGATCTTGTCTCACGGGATCGCTACTCAGTCCACAAAGCCATCGACAGAGGGCTCATTGACAATACATACACGCAGAGGTTGCTGAATGCTCAGAAGGCTTTCACTGGGATTGAAGATCCTGTCACTAAGAGAAGGCTGCCTGTAGGAGAGGCCGTTCAGAAAGGGTGGATTACGAAGGACAATGCCTTTCCTTATTTGCAGGTTCAGCACCTGACTGGAGGACTAATAGATCCCAAGAAAACTGGCCGTATCCCAGTGTCAGAGGCTGTCCAGGTAGGCATGCTTAGTGGTGACCTGGCCATGATGCTGCAAGATGAATCCAACTATGAAAAGGATCTTGTTGACCCTATCAGCAAAGAAAAAATTAATTATAAGGAAGCTATGGCTCGTTGCCAAAAAGATCCTCTAAGTGGGTTACTTCTCCTCCCAGCCACCTCTGATGGATACCAGTCATATCAAGCAGCCAACCGTTCACCCACTTTGCCTCGCTTCGGACACTGA